A stretch of DNA from Gemmatimonadota bacterium:
CGTGCCCGCCAGGCAGCCGCTCCACAGCTCGGCCGAGCGCCGCACCCAGCGCGGCAGCCGCCCCTGCACGACCACGTCCGAGACGGCAAACCGGCCACCGGGCCGCAAAACGCGGAACGCCTCCGCCAGCACGCGGTCCTTGTCCGGCGAGAGATTGATCACGCAGTTCGACATGATCACGTCCACACTGGCCTCGGGCAGAGGAATCTCCTCCATGTGCCCCTGCAGGAACTCGGCATTCGCCACCCCCGCCTGCCGCTTGTTCTCCCGCGCCAGCGCCAGCATCTCATCTGTCATGTCCAGGCCGTAAGCCTTGCCCGTGGGGGCGACGCGGCGCGCGGAAAGCAACACGTCCAGCCCGCCGCCCGAGCCCAGGTCCAGAACCACGTCGCCCGCGTGCAGCGCCGCCAGCGCCGTCGGGTTGCCGCAGCCCAGCGACGCCCGCAGCGCCGCCTCGGGGAGACCCGCCAGGTCCCCGCTCGCATACAGGTCCCGGCTGATCGCATCCTTGCCCGCCTCCGTGTCGCAGCACGACGCCGCCTCACCCGTTTTCACACTCCGCGCCGCCGCGGCGTACCGCCGCCGCACAGCTTCCAGCATCCCGGTCTCGGCGGGGAGTTGCCTGGGACCGCCTCGTCCTCCCAGAGGGTTTGCCATACCCGCTCTCCTCCTGGCCGTCTACGCGTCCGCCTGCCCATGGATGCTCGAACCGATATATCGGCTCCGCCGCCCGCCGTCAAGGGGCGGGCTTGCCGGCCTTGCCGGCGGCGAGTGGCGGGTTCAAGTTTCGGCAGCTTTTAGGCGGTTCGTTTTGCAGGCGTGGGAGGCTTCATGATCGTGCGGCGGTACGGCAACACGGTGCAGAGTGTGCAGCCCAACTTCGACTCTCGCGCCATGACGGAGATCGGGTTCCTGCGCACGGGCGCGCTATCGCTGACGGCGGACGCGTTCCTGGAAGAGTACGAGCGGGTGGGCGAGCAGCAGCTCACGGCTGCGGCGGAAGGGAGCGTAAAGGACGAGACGGAGCAGCAATTGCTGTCGTCGCTCCGCGCCCAGCTCACGCAACTCGAGGAAGAGCTGGGCCAGAGGCATCTGCTGGTGGTCGAAAGCGAGCCCGGTCGCGATTATCCGAAGACGCGGGACCGCACCACCACGCTGGTGGTGGGCGGCGAGAACCGCCTGCACTTCCAGTGGACAGTGGACCCGCCCCTCAAGCTGGGGGTCTGGCGGCGCAAGGGCACGGCGTGACGAGGCCAGCCTCGACGCTCAGGGACGACAACCTTCGCCCAGGCGATTCTCGAGACGAAGTTGCAGTCGCTCACTGTCTCCCGGTCCACACGTTGAGCATTAGCGCCCTCAAGCCGTCCCGGATCACAGCCTGCCCTTGGCACCCCCTCAGACAGCCCCGCCGCGGCAGCCACTCAGCCCAGGTCAAACCGAAGCAAGGCGTTGAAGGGCCGAACAGCCACGCCTAACTTCTGCGCTGAGCCATGAGCCTGACCGTACCATACCCGTATCGGATGGTCCTCGCGGGCAAAAACTTGCTCGTGGCGAGGGTCGAGGCGCTGGAGCCTGCGCGCCGCGCGCTGGCCGGGGCGGGGTCGCTGTTTCAGTTTGCGGCGGCTCACTCTGCGGCGGAGCGGCTGGAGGGGCGGGGACCGGCGTTGGTCGTGCCGATGGGCGCGGTGCTGGGGGTGGTGCGGCACTACCGGCGTGGCGGTGCGGCCGCGCGCTGGTTGGGTGACCGCTACCTGCGCGTGGGCGTGCCCCGTCCGCTGCGTGAGCTGCTGGCCAGCCGGGCGGTGGCGGAGCGCGGCATTCCCACGCCGGCTGTGCTGGCGGCGGCCGTCTACCCTGCTGGCGTGTTCTACCGCGGCGACGTGGTAACGTCTTACATCCCGGACTCGACGGATCTCGCCCGAGCGCTGTTTGGGGACGGCATCCCGGCGGGGGACCGAGTGCAGGTGTGCATCGCGGCGGGCGAGCTGCTGCGCCGGCTCCGGGAGGCGGGCGTCTTACACGCCGACCTCAACCTGAAGAACATCCTGCTCGAGTGGTCCGGCCGGCCGCCGCGGGTGTATCTGCTGGACCTGGATCGGTGCCGGGTGGTCGAGCGGCTGGGGGAGGGGTTGCACGGAGCGATGCTGGAGCGCTTCTGGCGCTCGGTGCGGAAGTGGGAGCGGCATACGGGCCGGGTGCTGACGGTGGCGGAGCGGGAGGCGCTGCAGGCGGAATGAGCATCGGCGGCAGGTGGGGAGAATCGGGGCCGCCGGGTCAGGCGGCGCGCAACCGCGGGCACGGGCACGCGTAGGCGTACGCGTACGGACGTATCAGAAAAATGCACGATCAAGCACCATTGAACCCGCAAGAGATCCTGATCGTCATGCTCAGCGCGTTGGGCGATGCGGTGCACGTGCTGCCCGTGGCCAACGCGCTCAAGCGGGCGCATCCGGGTTGTCGCATCACCTGGCTGATCCAGCCCGTGCCCTTCCGGCTGGTCGAGACCCACCCGGCCATCGATTGCTTCATCGTCTTCCACCGCCAACGCGGTCTTGCCGGATTGCGCTCGTTCCGGGAGGCGGCGCGGGTGCTGCGTCGCCGGCGGTTCGACCTGGTGCTGGCGCTTCAGGTGTATGCCAAGGCGGGGATCCTGACCGCGCTGGCGCGCGCGCCGGTCAAGCTGGGGTTCGACCGGGCGCGGGCGCGCGACCTGAATTGGCTGTTCACCACCCAGCGCATCCCGGTGCGGCCGGCCCAGCACGTACAGGATCAGTACTTCGAGTTCCTCGAGTTCCTGGCTGTGGACCCGCAGCCCGTCGAGTGGGGGCTCAAGCTCACGGCGGAGGAGCGGGCGCGGCAGCGCGAGTTCTTCGAGCGGCTGGGCGGCCGGGCGTGCGCCGTGGTAGTAGGCGCCAGCAAGCCGGAGAAGAACTGGGCGCCCGAGCGCTGCGCGCGGCTGCTCGAAGCGCTGGAATCCGACTACGGCTTCCGCTGCCTGCTGCTGGGCGGGCCGGCACCGGCGGAGCGCGCGGCCGCGCAGCAGATCCTCCAGGCGACGGGGGCCCAGCCCGTGGACGCGCTGGGCGACGACGTGCGCCGGCTGGTCTACCTCCTGGCGGGGAGCGAGCTGGTGATCAGCCCGGACACGGGGCCGCTGCACATCGCCCGGGCGCTCGATGTGCCGGTGCTGGGTCTGTACGGTTATACCAACCCCAAGCGGACCGGGCCGTACCGGAAATACCAGGACCTGGTGGTCGACGGTTATGCGCGCTACCCGGGCGAGGATTATCCGTGCAGCATGGAGTGGCGGCGGGGGGGGATGGGAAGGATCACCGTGGAAATGGTGCTGGAGAGGGTGGAGCGGGCACTCGGGAGGTACCTGCGAGTACACACGCCGGCGCGGGGACGCACGCCGGATTCCTGAGCCCGTCGGAGTGGGGTTCAGGTCACGTCACAAGAGCTGAGCTGTCCCAGAATTTCACCACCCCTCCTCGCGTTCTTCCAAAAGAGCCTGCAAGCTGCGACCTTCAGGATCCGCAGGCCGTGGCCACTCCCAGAAATCCGGCGGCAAGGGCCGGGAGCGCTGCGTGGCTGGGTGCGTGCGACTGAAGAGCCGGTTGGGTAGTTCGACGTCGCGCGGGGACAATGCCCCACTGAATTGACGGGCTCTTCCGGCCCTGTTTAGGTTAGCGTGCCGGCGGCTGGCGGATCACTCGGGGGGTGGCGGCGGTACTTGTTCTGGACGGGGGCTCGGAATGGGCTCCGGCTGCGGTCTTTTCTTTCGATTGGTTTTCGAGCGATGGCAACAGTGGCCAAGCGGATCCTGTGGGTAGACGACGAGGTCGAGCTGCTCGAGCCTCACCTGTTGTTTCTGCGGCAGCGCGGCTATCAGGTGGACACCACGAGCAACGGCGATGACGCGCTGGCGCTGGTGCGGCGGCAGGCGTATGACCTGTTGCTGCTGGACGAGCAGATGCCGGGGCAGCGGGGGCTCGAGGTGCTGGAGCAGCTCCGGCGCGAGGAGCCGCATGCGCGCGTGGTGATGGTGACCAAGTCGGAGGAAGACCGGACGCTGCAGGAGGCGATCGGCCGGCGGGTGGACGACTACCTGGTGAAGCCGGCGAGCCCGCGGCAGGTGCTCTCGGTGGTGGCGCGGCTGCTGGAGGGTCCGCAGCTTCAGCAGCAGCGTGCGGCTCAGGACTTTGCCGCGCGGTTCCTCGAGCTTTCGCGGCTGCGTGACGAGGCTCGCGGCTGGCGGGAGTACTTCGCGCTGTACGACGAGCTGGTGGACTGGGACCTGCGGCTCACGGAGGCGGGGGAGCCGGGACTGCGGGACTCGGTCACGGCGCTGCTCACGGACCTGCGGCGCTCGTTCGGGCTGCATGTGGCGCGCGAGTACGCGCGCTGGGTGGGTGACGGCGCCTCCCGTGATGGCGGTTGGCGGGGCGGCGCGGTGGCGGCCGGGGCGGACCGGCCGCCCCTCTCGACCGACGTCGTCTCCCGATTCCTGGTGCCTTTGCTCCGCTCCGGGCCAGTGCTGTTCATGATCATCGACTGCCTGCGGCTGGACCAGTGGCGCGTGCTGCGGCAGTTGCTGGCGCCGTACTTCGAGCTGAACGAGGAGCTGTACGCGAGCATTCTGCCGACGGCCACGCCGTATGCGCGGAACGCGTTGTTCAGCGGGCTCTTTCCGGACATGATCGCGCGGGCCCGCCCCGAGTGGTGGGGTACGGACGAGGGCAGCCTGAACGCGTTCGAGGACCACCTGTTCCGGGAGCAGCTCAGGAAGCTTACGGGGCGGGATGTGCCGGTGTTTTACGAGAAGGTGTTCAGCGATGCCGAGGCGGACGAGCTCGTGGGCCGGGTGCGCGGTGCGCTGAAAGGCGAGGGCGTGATCGCCCTGGTGTTCAACTTCGTGGACCTGCTGACGCACGGCCGCAGCG
This window harbors:
- the arsM gene encoding arsenite methyltransferase → MLEAVRRRYAAAARSVKTGEAASCCDTEAGKDAISRDLYASGDLAGLPEAALRASLGCGNPTALAALHAGDVVLDLGSGGGLDVLLSARRVAPTGKAYGLDMTDEMLALARENKRQAGVANAEFLQGHMEEIPLPEASVDVIMSNCVINLSPDKDRVLAEAFRVLRPGGRFAVSDVVVQGRLPRWVRRSAELWSGCLAGTLREEEYRAKLAGAGFTNIDVEITRVYDEALLENAGARVLARLALRLVGRRGRFCAAFVRARKP
- a CDS encoding glycosyltransferase family 9 protein; this translates as MNPQEILIVMLSALGDAVHVLPVANALKRAHPGCRITWLIQPVPFRLVETHPAIDCFIVFHRQRGLAGLRSFREAARVLRRRRFDLVLALQVYAKAGILTALARAPVKLGFDRARARDLNWLFTTQRIPVRPAQHVQDQYFEFLEFLAVDPQPVEWGLKLTAEERARQREFFERLGGRACAVVVGASKPEKNWAPERCARLLEALESDYGFRCLLLGGPAPAERAAAQQILQATGAQPVDALGDDVRRLVYLLAGSELVISPDTGPLHIARALDVPVLGLYGYTNPKRTGPYRKYQDLVVDGYARYPGEDYPCSMEWRRGGMGRITVEMVLERVERALGRYLRVHTPARGRTPDS
- a CDS encoding bifunctional response regulator/alkaline phosphatase family protein, which codes for MATVAKRILWVDDEVELLEPHLLFLRQRGYQVDTTSNGDDALALVRRQAYDLLLLDEQMPGQRGLEVLEQLRREEPHARVVMVTKSEEDRTLQEAIGRRVDDYLVKPASPRQVLSVVARLLEGPQLQQQRAAQDFAARFLELSRLRDEARGWREYFALYDELVDWDLRLTEAGEPGLRDSVTALLTDLRRSFGLHVAREYARWVGDGASRDGGWRGGAVAAGADRPPLSTDVVSRFLVPLLRSGPVLFMIIDCLRLDQWRVLRQLLAPYFELNEELYASILPTATPYARNALFSGLFPDMIARARPEWWGTDEGSLNAFEDHLFREQLRKLTGRDVPVFYEKVFSDAEADELVGRVRGALKGEGVIALVFNFVDLLTHGRSESAILMEVARDVQALRSLTRQWFERSAAFRVLREAAAQGVPGVLTTDHGSIPCTRPLTVYARRDATANLRYKFGADLRAEDPSGVFAVNDERCLRFPPGRMAINYLLALEDHFFVYPTKLREYQARYRGSFLHGGVSPEEMILPVTQLRPRTGVR